The Stappia sp. genome window below encodes:
- the lpxB gene encoding lipid-A-disaccharide synthase, producing MPDDRNGVERARSVYIVVGEESGDQLGARLMQALVARAGGPLTFRGVGGTRMAEQGLTSIFPVEDIAVMGLSAVLQRLPLIVRRVYQTVDDVIAADPDVLVIIDSPDFTHNVAKRVRKRAPHIPIVDYVSPSVWAWRPGRARKMAAYVDHLLAILPFEPAAHARLGGPPTSYVGHPLIERAGDLRPAAGERRDLAQGEAPCLLVLPGSRRSETTRLMADFGGALALLAEEHPGLEVVLPAVPWLRDQIAELAGLWPVRPEIVVSEADKQAAFRKAHAALAASGTVTLELAISGVPMAVAYKLDWFYRRIKEINRIWPIVTAQSMVLPNIILDDKVVPEFLDDEANPRALADTVAPLLRASEARQRQVSAFERLDDLMRLDTGRSQAGEAARIVLETAR from the coding sequence ATGCCGGATGACCGCAACGGTGTGGAACGGGCGCGCAGCGTCTATATCGTCGTTGGAGAGGAATCCGGCGACCAGCTTGGCGCCCGGCTCATGCAGGCGCTGGTCGCGCGCGCGGGCGGACCGCTCACCTTTCGCGGCGTCGGCGGAACGCGCATGGCTGAACAGGGCCTGACATCGATCTTCCCCGTGGAGGATATCGCGGTGATGGGCCTTTCGGCGGTGCTGCAACGCCTGCCGCTGATCGTTCGGCGCGTCTATCAGACGGTGGACGATGTGATCGCCGCCGATCCGGACGTGCTGGTCATCATCGACAGCCCCGATTTCACCCATAACGTGGCCAAGCGGGTGCGCAAGCGCGCGCCGCACATCCCCATCGTCGACTATGTGTCGCCGTCGGTGTGGGCCTGGCGCCCGGGTCGTGCCCGCAAGATGGCCGCCTATGTGGACCATCTTCTGGCGATCCTGCCCTTCGAACCGGCCGCGCACGCGCGTCTTGGCGGGCCGCCGACCAGCTACGTCGGCCATCCGCTGATCGAGCGGGCCGGCGACCTGCGCCCGGCCGCCGGCGAGCGGCGCGACCTGGCGCAAGGCGAGGCGCCGTGCCTGCTGGTGCTGCCGGGCAGTCGCCGCAGCGAAACCACGCGCCTGATGGCCGACTTCGGCGGCGCGCTCGCCCTGCTGGCCGAGGAGCACCCGGGTCTCGAGGTGGTGCTGCCGGCCGTTCCCTGGTTGCGGGATCAGATCGCGGAGCTCGCCGGCCTCTGGCCGGTCCGGCCCGAGATCGTAGTGAGCGAGGCCGACAAGCAGGCGGCCTTTCGAAAGGCGCATGCGGCGCTTGCGGCGTCCGGAACGGTGACGCTGGAACTCGCGATCTCCGGCGTGCCCATGGCGGTCGCCTACAAGCTCGACTGGTTCTATCGCCGGATCAAGGAGATCAACCGGATCTGGCCCATCGTCACGGCGCAATCCATGGTGCTGCCCAACATCATCCTGGACGACAAGGTCGTTCCGGAGTTTCTCGACGACGAGGCAAATCCGCGCGCGCTCGCCGACACGGTGGCGCCGCTCCTGCGGGCCAGCGAGGCGCGGCAACGCCAGGTGAGTGCCTTTGAGCGGCTGGACGATCTGATGCGGCTCGACACCGGTCGGAGCCAGGCCGGCGAGGCGGCGCGTATCGTGCTCGAGACGGCACGCTGA
- the gltA gene encoding citrate synthase → MTEKTAKLTIGDESWDLTVRPGSIGPDVIDIASLYGQTGAFTYDPGFTSTASCESGITYIDGDKGTLLYRGYPIEQLAEHGDFLESCYLLLYGELPTKAQKDDFVNRVTYHTMIHEQMSRFFTGFRRDAHPMAIMVGTVGALSAFYHDSTDISDPHQRMVASLRMIAKMPTIAAMAYKYHVGQPFVYPRNDLDYASNFLHMCFAVPCEEYKVNPVLARAMDRIFILHADHEQNASTSTVRLAGSSGANPFACIAAGIACLWGPAHGGANEAALNMLAEIGTVDKIPEYIARAKDKNDPFRLMGFGHRVYKNYDPRARIMQKTTHEVLGELGLKDDPLLEVAMELERIALSDEYFVEKKLYPNIDFYSGITLRALGFPTNMFTVLFALARTVGWIAQWKEMVEDPSQKIGRPRQLYTGAAERDYVPLAQRR, encoded by the coding sequence ATGACTGAGAAGACGGCCAAGCTTACGATTGGCGACGAGTCCTGGGACCTGACTGTCCGTCCCGGTTCGATCGGACCGGATGTGATCGACATCGCATCGCTCTACGGACAGACCGGCGCGTTCACCTACGATCCGGGCTTCACGTCGACCGCCTCCTGCGAATCCGGCATCACCTACATCGACGGCGACAAGGGCACGCTGCTGTATCGCGGGTATCCGATCGAGCAACTGGCCGAGCACGGCGACTTCCTGGAAAGCTGCTACCTGCTGCTCTACGGCGAACTCCCGACCAAGGCGCAGAAGGACGACTTCGTCAATCGTGTGACCTATCACACGATGATCCACGAGCAGATGTCGCGCTTCTTCACCGGCTTCCGTCGCGACGCCCACCCGATGGCGATCATGGTCGGCACCGTCGGCGCGCTCTCGGCCTTCTATCACGACAGCACGGACATCTCCGACCCGCATCAGCGCATGGTCGCGAGCCTGCGCATGATCGCCAAGATGCCGACCATCGCGGCGATGGCCTACAAGTATCACGTCGGCCAGCCCTTCGTGTATCCGCGCAACGACCTCGACTATGCGTCGAACTTCCTGCACATGTGCTTCGCGGTGCCTTGCGAGGAGTACAAGGTCAATCCGGTGCTGGCGCGCGCCATGGACCGCATCTTCATCCTGCATGCGGATCACGAGCAGAACGCCTCGACCTCGACGGTGCGTCTCGCCGGGTCCTCGGGCGCCAATCCCTTCGCCTGCATCGCGGCCGGCATCGCCTGCCTGTGGGGTCCGGCGCACGGCGGCGCCAACGAGGCAGCGCTCAACATGCTGGCGGAGATCGGGACCGTCGACAAGATTCCCGAGTATATCGCCCGCGCCAAGGACAAGAACGATCCCTTCCGCCTGATGGGCTTCGGTCACCGGGTCTACAAGAACTACGACCCGCGTGCGCGCATCATGCAGAAGACCACGCATGAGGTGCTCGGCGAGCTCGGCCTCAAGGACGACCCGCTGCTCGAGGTCGCCATGGAGCTGGAGCGCATCGCGTTGAGCGACGAATATTTCGTCGAGAAAAAGCTCTATCCGAACATCGATTTCTACTCCGGCATCACGCTGCGCGCGCTCGGCTTCCCGACCAACATGTTCACCGTGTTGTTCGCGCTGGCGCGCACCGTCGGCTGGATCGCCCAGTGGAAGGAAATGGTGGAAGACCCGTCGCAGAAGATCGGCCGTCCGCGCCAGCTCTACACGGGCGCGGCCGAGCGCGATTACGTGCCGCTGGCACAGCGCCGCTGA
- the gltX gene encoding glutamate--tRNA ligase, producing the protein MSAPVVTRFAPSPTGFLHIGGARTALFNWLYARHHGGKMLLRIEDTDRERSTQAAIDAILDGLSWLGLDWDGEPISQFARADRHREAADQLIAAGKAYYCYASQEELAEMRETARAEGRPPRYDGRWRDRDPSEAPAGVKPVVRLKAPLDGETVVDDQVQGRVVFPNKDLDDLVLLRSDGSPTYMLAVVVDDHDMGVTHIVRGDDHLTNAARQTLIYRALGWEVPVMAHIPLIHGPDGAKLSKRHGALGAEAYRAMGYLPAAMRNYLARLGWSHGDEEVFSTDQLIEWFGLEAIGKSPARFDLQKLLNLNGHYMRSEDEAALMRDLAAFLPHAEGGDAVAAWLADPSHKAMFKAALPGLKERAKTLVELVESARYLWVERPLDLDEKAVKLLEAEGARAALAGVHDKLAALESWTAETTEQAVRAHAEEADLKLGKVAQPLRAALTGRGTSPGIFDVLEVLGQAESLARIADQAQG; encoded by the coding sequence ATGAGCGCTCCCGTCGTCACGCGTTTCGCCCCTTCGCCCACCGGTTTCCTGCACATCGGCGGCGCGCGCACCGCGCTGTTCAACTGGCTGTATGCCCGCCATCACGGCGGCAAGATGCTGCTGCGCATCGAGGACACCGACCGCGAGCGCTCCACGCAGGCCGCCATCGACGCGATCCTCGACGGCCTGTCCTGGCTCGGCCTCGACTGGGACGGCGAGCCGATCTCGCAGTTCGCCCGCGCCGACCGGCATCGTGAAGCCGCCGATCAGCTGATCGCCGCCGGCAAGGCCTATTACTGTTATGCAAGCCAGGAAGAACTGGCCGAAATGCGCGAAACGGCGCGCGCGGAAGGCCGCCCGCCGCGCTACGACGGGCGCTGGCGCGACCGCGATCCGTCCGAGGCCCCGGCCGGCGTGAAGCCGGTGGTGCGCCTCAAGGCACCGCTCGACGGGGAAACCGTGGTCGACGACCAGGTGCAGGGACGTGTGGTGTTTCCCAACAAGGATCTCGACGACCTCGTGCTGCTGCGCTCGGACGGCTCGCCGACCTACATGCTCGCCGTGGTCGTCGACGATCACGACATGGGCGTCACCCACATCGTGCGTGGCGACGACCATCTGACCAACGCCGCCCGCCAGACGCTGATCTATCGGGCGCTCGGCTGGGAGGTGCCCGTGATGGCGCATATCCCGCTCATTCACGGGCCCGACGGGGCGAAACTGTCGAAGCGTCACGGCGCGCTCGGCGCGGAAGCCTATCGCGCCATGGGCTACCTGCCGGCGGCCATGCGCAACTATCTCGCCCGCCTCGGCTGGAGCCACGGCGACGAGGAGGTCTTCTCCACCGACCAGCTGATCGAGTGGTTCGGGCTCGAGGCCATCGGCAAGTCGCCGGCGCGCTTCGACCTTCAGAAACTGCTGAACCTCAACGGCCACTACATGCGCAGCGAGGACGAGGCGGCGCTGATGCGCGATCTCGCCGCCTTCCTGCCGCATGCCGAGGGCGGCGATGCCGTCGCCGCCTGGCTCGCCGATCCCAGCCATAAGGCGATGTTCAAGGCCGCCCTGCCCGGCCTCAAGGAGCGCGCGAAGACACTCGTCGAACTCGTTGAAAGCGCGCGCTATCTCTGGGTCGAGCGCCCGCTCGATCTGGACGAAAAGGCGGTCAAGCTGCTCGAGGCCGAGGGCGCGCGCGCAGCGCTTGCCGGCGTGCATGACAAGCTCGCTGCGCTCGAAAGCTGGACCGCGGAGACCACGGAACAGGCAGTCCGCGCCCATGCCGAGGAGGCCGACCTGAAGCTCGGCAAGGTCGCGCAGCCGCTGCGCGCCGCGCTCACCGGACGCGGAACCTCGCCCGGCATTTTCGACGTTCTGGAGGTGCTCGGCCAGGCGGAATCGCTGGCGCGGATCGCCGATCAGGCACAGGGGTGA
- a CDS encoding ComEC/Rec2 family competence protein, whose amino-acid sequence MGAGRSVDPEERGGPDGDAGAQVDTARDPRPRGPPRGVAHPLAAFFRRRARERDAAADADADEGAGGRFRRAVEAELAYGRGLVWAVVAFVFGIALYFALPAEPSPIALTLLAAVLWAAALRRRRAGLASALALGAAMLATGAACASLRTALVSAPVLQHARSAEVAGFVEAVEGRDSGYRLRLSVVEIDRLPAALTPVRVRLAVRGDDPAPRVGEAVRVRARLMPPPRAVMPGGYDFSMRAFFDRLGATGFAFGAPEPAELGPPPVSLAMLAAIAQLRGAIAQRVFDSLGSGAAGGLAVALIVGDRTAIPDEVTEALRTAGLAHILAISGLHMALFSGAVFLVLRAGLALSPRLALAHRIDLWAAGGALAAATFYLAISGGAIATQRAYVMIALMLVARLLGRRALSLRNVALAALLILLVTPEALREPGFQMSFAAVVALIASYEELLRRKAARPPKERVEHGIAVRGVLFSGKWLGGILLTSLIAGAATGIIGAHHFHRIAPLGPLINLIAMPVVSLAIMPMAVLALALMPFGLETAPLTLMGAALDRVVAVSHWAHAQTPGGGVLGAPSQLATLLAVVAAGGLLCLAPRGYRRLCVVPLGLAAAAQALHVRPDVLISDSGRVVAVRDETGALTVSGRPGSFLSEMWLRADGVDGESLRDRGMSARTRRCDDTACVILAYPSDGAGQIPGGGDGGRAGDTADGGADDDTPPHARRPRETVRPLVISLVREASAFAEDCRRADIIVSELRAPANCAARAVFDATRLARTGTVALYLGPPEPAAETLRAGGSDIGASHPSFPSNEADTLPARQPERPGAEIAPPGERIGLSPAVRDEGILMTVAETQPETPKGELADGEPLDGEVPERGGAARILVERKPDEGDAALERRNATEVAVGANAGTAHASRAPPVSDPPPTTEERAPAPGVPTIRVRPSYAGWRPWRSVPRTEFR is encoded by the coding sequence ATGGGAGCGGGCCGGTCTGTCGATCCGGAGGAGCGGGGCGGGCCAGACGGCGATGCCGGCGCGCAGGTCGACACGGCGCGCGATCCGCGCCCGCGCGGACCTCCGCGAGGGGTCGCGCATCCGCTTGCGGCCTTCTTTCGGCGCCGGGCGCGGGAGCGCGATGCGGCGGCGGATGCCGATGCGGACGAGGGGGCTGGTGGTCGATTTCGCCGAGCGGTCGAGGCGGAGCTTGCCTATGGGCGCGGGCTCGTCTGGGCTGTCGTCGCCTTCGTGTTCGGCATTGCGCTCTATTTCGCCCTGCCGGCGGAGCCGAGTCCGATTGCGCTGACGCTTCTGGCCGCTGTGCTGTGGGCAGCGGCCCTGCGCCGGCGACGGGCCGGTCTGGCAAGCGCTCTGGCCCTCGGGGCCGCGATGCTCGCGACCGGCGCGGCCTGTGCCAGCCTGCGCACGGCGCTGGTGAGTGCCCCGGTTCTGCAACACGCCCGCAGCGCAGAGGTGGCCGGCTTCGTCGAGGCGGTCGAGGGCCGCGACAGCGGCTATCGCCTGCGTCTCAGCGTCGTCGAGATCGACCGCCTGCCGGCGGCGCTCACCCCGGTGCGGGTGCGCCTCGCCGTGCGCGGCGATGATCCGGCGCCGCGCGTCGGGGAGGCGGTGCGTGTGCGCGCCCGGCTGATGCCGCCGCCGCGCGCGGTCATGCCCGGCGGCTACGATTTTTCCATGCGTGCCTTCTTCGACCGGCTGGGGGCGACGGGCTTCGCCTTCGGCGCGCCGGAGCCCGCCGAACTCGGGCCGCCGCCCGTGAGCCTGGCGATGCTGGCCGCAATCGCACAGCTGCGCGGCGCGATCGCGCAGCGGGTGTTCGACAGTCTTGGCTCCGGGGCGGCGGGCGGGCTTGCCGTGGCACTCATCGTGGGCGACCGCACGGCGATCCCGGACGAGGTGACCGAAGCGCTGCGCACCGCCGGCCTGGCGCATATTCTTGCGATTTCCGGTCTGCACATGGCACTGTTTTCCGGGGCGGTCTTTCTCGTTCTCAGGGCCGGTCTCGCGCTGTCGCCGCGTCTGGCGTTGGCGCATCGGATCGACCTCTGGGCGGCCGGTGGAGCGCTTGCCGCCGCGACCTTCTATCTCGCGATCTCCGGCGGGGCGATCGCCACGCAGCGCGCCTATGTGATGATCGCGCTCATGCTGGTCGCCCGGCTGCTGGGGCGGCGGGCGCTCTCCCTGCGCAATGTGGCGCTGGCGGCCCTGCTGATCCTCCTCGTCACGCCGGAGGCATTGCGCGAACCCGGATTCCAGATGTCGTTCGCGGCCGTGGTCGCGCTGATCGCGTCCTATGAGGAACTGCTGCGGCGCAAGGCGGCGCGGCCGCCGAAGGAGCGGGTCGAGCATGGGATTGCGGTGCGGGGCGTGCTCTTCTCGGGCAAGTGGCTCGGCGGCATTCTGCTGACCTCGCTGATCGCGGGCGCGGCGACCGGGATCATCGGCGCGCATCACTTCCACCGGATCGCGCCGCTCGGACCGCTGATCAATCTGATCGCGATGCCGGTGGTGAGCCTCGCGATCATGCCCATGGCCGTGCTGGCGCTGGCGTTGATGCCCTTCGGGCTCGAGACGGCGCCGCTCACCCTGATGGGCGCGGCCCTCGATCGGGTCGTCGCGGTGTCCCACTGGGCGCACGCGCAAACGCCAGGCGGCGGGGTGCTCGGCGCGCCCTCGCAACTCGCGACGCTTCTGGCCGTCGTGGCGGCGGGCGGGCTCCTGTGCCTCGCGCCGCGCGGATACCGACGGCTGTGCGTCGTGCCGCTTGGTTTGGCGGCGGCGGCTCAGGCGCTGCATGTGCGCCCCGACGTGCTGATTTCCGACAGCGGGCGCGTTGTCGCCGTGCGCGACGAAACCGGCGCGCTCACCGTGAGCGGCCGCCCGGGCAGCTTTCTGAGCGAGATGTGGCTGCGCGCCGACGGGGTCGACGGCGAGAGCCTGCGCGACCGCGGCATGTCGGCGCGCACGCGCCGCTGCGACGACACGGCCTGCGTGATCCTCGCCTACCCAAGCGACGGCGCGGGTCAAATTCCGGGGGGCGGCGACGGCGGGCGGGCCGGTGACACCGCAGACGGCGGCGCAGACGACGACACCCCGCCGCATGCCCGGCGCCCGCGCGAGACCGTGCGGCCGCTGGTGATCTCGCTGGTGCGCGAGGCCTCCGCCTTCGCGGAGGATTGCCGGCGGGCCGACATCATCGTCAGCGAACTGCGGGCACCCGCGAACTGCGCCGCGCGCGCGGTGTTCGACGCGACCCGGCTCGCGCGCACGGGCACCGTTGCCCTCTACCTCGGGCCACCCGAGCCGGCGGCTGAGACATTGCGCGCGGGCGGTTCCGACATCGGCGCGTCGCATCCTTCGTTTCCCTCGAATGAGGCGGACACATTGCCGGCTCGGCAGCCCGAGCGTCCGGGCGCCGAGATCGCTCCGCCCGGGGAGCGGATCGGTCTTTCCCCGGCGGTTCGCGACGAAGGAATCCTCATGACGGTCGCCGAGACACAGCCGGAGACGCCCAAGGGAGAGTTGGCCGATGGAGAGCCACTGGACGGAGAAGTTCCTGAGAGAGGAGGGGCCGCGCGAATACTGGTTGAGCGAAAGCCGGATGAGGGAGACGCGGCCTTAGAAAGGCGAAACGCCACCGAGGTGGCTGTCGGCGCAAACGCTGGCACAGCGCATGCCTCCCGCGCGCCGCCGGTCTCCGATCCGCCGCCCACGACGGAAGAGCGTGCACCGGCGCCCGGCGTCCCGACGATCCGCGTGCGCCCGAGCTACGCCGGCTGGCGCCCCTGGCGTTCTGTGCCGCGCACGGAGTTCAGGTAA
- the lexA gene encoding transcriptional repressor LexA, whose product MLTRKQHELLLFIHERLKETGVPPSFDEMKDALDLKSKSGIHRLITALEERGFIRRLPNRARALEIVKLPESVAPGLAAPRGQGFSPSVIEGSRGKAEAPSPSAPPPEPQGETVSIPVMGRIAAGVPIEAIQSHSHTVSMPADLLSSGEHYALEVRGDSMIDAGILDGDTVVIRKSDSAESGEIVVALIDDEEATLKRLRKKGASIALEAANPAYETRIFGPGRVRIQGKLVSLFRRY is encoded by the coding sequence ATGCTGACGCGCAAGCAACACGAATTGCTCCTTTTCATCCACGAGCGGCTGAAGGAAACCGGCGTTCCGCCCTCCTTCGACGAGATGAAGGACGCGCTGGACCTGAAGTCCAAGTCGGGCATCCACCGCCTGATCACGGCGCTGGAGGAACGCGGCTTCATCCGCCGCCTGCCGAACCGGGCGCGCGCGCTGGAGATCGTCAAGCTGCCCGAGTCCGTCGCGCCCGGTCTTGCCGCGCCGCGCGGTCAGGGGTTCTCTCCCTCCGTCATCGAGGGCTCGCGCGGCAAGGCGGAGGCGCCGTCCCCGTCGGCCCCGCCGCCCGAGCCGCAGGGAGAGACCGTGTCCATCCCCGTGATGGGGCGAATCGCGGCCGGTGTTCCGATCGAGGCGATCCAGTCGCACAGCCACACGGTGAGCATGCCGGCGGACCTCCTGAGCAGCGGAGAACATTACGCGCTCGAAGTGCGTGGCGATTCGATGATCGACGCCGGCATTCTCGACGGCGACACGGTGGTGATCCGCAAGTCGGACAGCGCCGAGAGCGGCGAAATCGTCGTCGCCCTGATCGACGACGAGGAAGCCACGCTGAAGCGGTTGCGCAAGAAGGGCGCCTCCATCGCGCTCGAAGCGGCCAATCCGGCCTATGAAACGCGGATCTTCGGGCCCGGTCGCGTGCGCATCCAGGGCAAGCTGGTGTCCCTGTTCCGCCGCTACTGA
- the glp gene encoding gephyrin-like molybdotransferase Glp: MSLISVDEALARLLGGVAPLESERVPLDRANGRILAEDLAATRTQPPFPASAMDGYAVRAADIATVPAMLTVIGEAPAGHGFSGTVGPGQAVRIFTGAPVPEGADTILIQENATREGDRLTATEPAAAGRFIRPAGLDFSAGEVLLTAGTRLGFRDLALAAAMNHADLPVRRRPRVAILATGDELVEPGTEPGPDQIIASNHAGVAALAEDCGAEAHQLGIAPDRKEALAGKIRAADRLGADILVTLGGASVGDHDLVQDVLGDEGMDLAFWRIAMRPGKPLMAGHIGKMRVLGLPGNPVSSLVCSLLFLRPLIGALLGRAQDPRRAEQLPLAVDVGENDRREDYLRAAIRTDAQGRESVEPFARQDSSMLATLARADALVVRPPHAPALTAGTPVPVLRLPEH, encoded by the coding sequence ATGTCGCTGATCTCCGTCGACGAGGCACTGGCGCGGCTGCTCGGCGGGGTCGCGCCGCTGGAGAGCGAGCGCGTGCCGCTCGACCGCGCCAACGGCCGCATTCTGGCGGAGGATCTCGCCGCCACGCGCACGCAACCGCCCTTCCCGGCCTCCGCCATGGACGGCTACGCAGTGCGCGCCGCCGATATCGCCACGGTGCCGGCAATGCTCACCGTGATCGGCGAGGCACCGGCGGGGCATGGATTTTCCGGCACGGTCGGCCCCGGACAGGCGGTGCGCATCTTCACCGGCGCGCCGGTGCCGGAGGGCGCCGACACGATCCTCATTCAGGAAAACGCGACGCGCGAGGGCGACCGGCTGACCGCAACGGAACCGGCGGCCGCCGGCCGCTTCATCCGACCGGCCGGGCTCGATTTTTCCGCCGGCGAGGTGTTGCTGACCGCCGGCACGCGGCTTGGTTTCCGCGATCTGGCGCTTGCCGCCGCCATGAACCACGCGGACCTTCCGGTGCGCCGGCGGCCGCGCGTCGCAATTCTCGCCACGGGCGATGAACTCGTGGAACCGGGTACCGAGCCCGGTCCCGACCAGATCATCGCCTCGAATCACGCCGGCGTCGCAGCCCTTGCGGAAGATTGCGGCGCCGAGGCGCATCAGCTCGGCATCGCCCCCGACCGCAAGGAGGCGCTGGCCGGGAAGATCCGGGCCGCCGATCGGCTCGGCGCCGACATTCTCGTCACCCTCGGTGGCGCCTCGGTCGGCGATCACGACCTGGTGCAGGACGTGCTCGGCGACGAAGGCATGGATCTCGCCTTCTGGCGGATCGCCATGCGGCCGGGCAAGCCGCTGATGGCCGGTCACATCGGCAAGATGCGGGTGCTCGGCCTGCCCGGCAACCCGGTGTCGAGCCTCGTCTGTTCGCTGCTGTTCCTGCGCCCGTTGATCGGCGCGCTGCTCGGCCGCGCGCAAGATCCGCGCCGCGCGGAACAGCTGCCGCTCGCCGTCGACGTCGGCGAAAACGACCGGCGCGAGGACTATCTGCGCGCCGCGATCCGCACCGACGCACAAGGACGCGAGAGCGTCGAGCCCTTCGCGCGGCAGGATTCCTCGATGCTCGCGACCCTTGCCCGCGCCGACGCGCTTGTCGTCCGCCCGCCCCACGCCCCGGCCCTGACCGCCGGGACGCCGGTGCCGGTCCTGCGCCTGCCCGAACACTGA